Proteins encoded in a region of the Podospora pseudopauciseta strain CBS 411.78 chromosome 6, whole genome shotgun sequence genome:
- the PSF2 gene encoding DNA replication protein psf2 (COG:L; BUSCO:EOG09264QRY; antiSMASH:Cluster_4; EggNog:ENOG503P488): protein MALPLPLGLTHSEVAFVAEMELVTVVPRQRLESIDLLSGKTPPLRPPHRADLPLWLALLLKKQRRANIVPPPWLYPASLADIVHRETKVHPHAFSEPMPTASRARQSQPGYAGRIGGGDSSEVILSPPFRSNCTSAAPAGYLPYHWLEVAEALITYASDDLGGNTSEIRGLLRDLVEVRAAKMRDSAETLGAEGQGGVVSLRGVGAMELAENRGFVLGVVDGVRKIGGAVETARREKEEEMDLGGGDGGRGGYGGDGDSDDDMGI, encoded by the exons ATGGCTCTCCCTCTACCATTAGGCCTTACCCATTCTGAGGTCGCCTTCGTCGCCGAAATGGAGCTCGTCACAGTGGTTCCTAGGCAACGATTAGAAAGCATCGATCTGCTGTCG GGcaaaaccccccccctccgcccacCCCACCGAGccgacctccccctctggctagctctcctcctcaaaaagCAGCGCCGCGCCAACATCGTCCCCCCACCATGGTTGTACCCCGCCTCCCTAGCCGACATTGTCCACCGCGAGACAAAAGTGCACCCTCACGCTTTCTCGGAGCCAATGCCTACCGCTTCACGAGCGAGACAGTCACAACCTGGTTATGCGGGGAGGATAGGTGGGGGTGACAGCAGCGAAGTAATATTGAGCCCGCCGTTTCGGAGTAATTGTACCAGCGCCGCGCCGGCGGGGTATTTGCCGTACCACTGGTTGGAGGTTGCCGAGGCGCTTATAACGTACGCGAGCGATGATTTGGGGGGGAATACCAGTGAGATTAGGGGGTTGTTACGGGATTTGGTGGAGGTCAGGGCGGCGAAGATGAGAGATTCGGCGGAGACGCTGGGGGCGGAAGGACAAGGGGGTGTGGTTAGTTTGCGTGGCGTGGGAGCGATGGAGTTGGCAGAGAATAGGGGGTTTGtcttgggggttgtggatgggGTGAGGAAGATTGGTGGTGCGGTCGAGACGGCGAGAcgagaaaaagaggaagaaatggatctgggtgggggagatgggggcaGGGGTGGTtatggtggggatggggatagtgatgatgatatgggGATCTAA
- a CDS encoding hypothetical protein (EggNog:ENOG503NXVK; COG:S; antiSMASH:Cluster_4), translated as MAARFVTFVLSNPTCRAQQYPLGNPDPGFRITKPPSWHRTLLGLFSSNWTRCPPLIERLGVWAGDPKIYSFSSIPDHRISIMSSSKRTGMFKVKTPWSTGDNNVPEGSGPQSFVFSLDHRPRATRASVPKASRSSLGSLFVPTHHGRDIDNGVPFRRRHVKCDEAKPACQRCLKWQGFCDGYKTAELAPPRDDKPRRLSSPSARSEKSDSGLPDNFEALQLSDQYGAGENSSQESSQNNEFDEHWETFYCDCWFSLANNLGGGWFSSRLFTQTIPQISQVEPAIRYALMAIGALACSLFPNIVPAGPSGGDGNDYHYNAALTHYGQAIRLIRLQQEPNSASTLRVAVVACILFACFEILHGSHGAAVNHISFGSLMLSGQASVGQLELEDEILQAFERMEWSAWSIGLMTGSVQVPIEINSRLSLDDMPTKFSGLGEARRWWDAIQHWTLYFSQAMAGPTYEDGDFLPGIKTMQSQCLGMLERWNDMFWPLYNPASSPRKGSSYLQATSLLLQSIVLHAYINTCGFQDHYGTEQITSQFKEMVRLSGVLLANQPVSKGCSEIFTLDSGPTCALYIAATKCLDPTVRADATALLTQYPRRDGFWDSRAALGILGQDLSSSGEYGGAIDPALQYLDQ; from the exons ATGGCGGCAAGGTTTGTGACGTTCGTCTTATCCAACCCGACATGCCGAGCACAGCAGTACCCTCTTGGTAACCCGGACCCTGGATTCAGAATCACAAAGCCACCATCTTGGCACCGTACACTTTTGGGTCTGTTTTCCTCAAATTGGACTCGATGTCCCCCCCTTATTGAGAGGTTGGGTGTGTGGGCAGGTGATCCGAAGATCTACTCATTCTCTTCGATCCCAGATCATCGAATATCCATCATGTCTTCCTCTAAGAGAACTGGCATGTTCAAGGTCAAGACTCCGTGGTCTACTGGGGATAATAATGTGCCAGAAGG TTCTGGTCCCCAGTCTTTTGTCTTCAGCCTGGACCACCGGCCACGAGCCACAAGGGCAAGCGTACCGAAA GCAAGTAGGTCATCACTCGGCAGCCTGTTTGTTCCAACACACCATGGGCGCGATATTGACAACGGTGTGCCTTTTAGGAGACGACATGTGAAATGCGACGAGGCCAAGCCTGCATGCCAGCGATGCTTGAAATGGCAAGGATTCTGTGATGGGTACAAGACAGCCGAACTGGCGCCCCCGAGAGACGACAAACCACGGCGGCTGTCTTCCCCATCAGCCCGGTCTGAGAAGAGCGATTCGGGGCTTCCCGACAATTTCGAGGCACTGCAGCTGAGCGACCAGTATGGCGCGGGAGAAAACTCCTCACAGGAGTCTTCCCAAAACAATGAATTTGACGAGCACTGGGAGACATTTTATTGTGACTGTTGGTTCAGTCTGGCCAATAATCTCGGGGGAGGCTGGTTCTCCTCTCGGTTGTTCACCCAAACAATCCCACAGATAAGCCAAGTTGAACCAGCCATTCGGTATGCTCTCATGGCCATTGGTGCTCTTGCCTGCTCGCTTTTTCCGAACATTGTTCCAGCAGGGCCCTCAGGAGGGGACGGCAACGATTATCACTACAACGCGGCCCTCACGCACTACGGACAAGCAATCCGACTGATCCGACTTCAACAGGAGCCAAACTCTGCTTCTACTCTACGTGTGGCAGTTGTTGCTTGCATTCTCTTTGCGTGCTTTGAGATTTTGCATGGGAGCCACGGAGCTGCCGTCAATCATATCAGTTTTGGCAGTCTCATGCTCTCAGGGCAAGCAAGCGTGGGCCAGCTCGAACTAGAAGACGAGATTCTGCAAGCATTTGAGAGAATGGAATGGTCTGCTTGGTCTATCGGCCTCATGACTGGCTCAGTTCAAGTACCCATCGAAATCAACAGCAGGCTTTCACTAGACGACATGCCCACCAAGTTCTCCGGGCTCGGGGAGGCCAGAAGATGGTGGGACGCGATCCAGCACTGGACATTGTACTTCAGCCAAGCCATGGCTGGGCCAACATACGAGGATGGAGACTTTCTGCCCGGGATCAAGACCATGCAATCACAGTGTCTTGGAATGTTAGAACGGTGGAATGACATGTTTTGGCCGCTTTACAATCCGGCAAGCTCTCCTCGAAAGGGGTCATCCTATCTTCAGGCGACGTCTCTGCTTCTCCAGTCTATCGTGCTTCACGCCTACATCAACACTTGTGGCTTTCAAGACCACTACGGCACTGAACAGATCACATCGCAGTTCAAAGAAATGGTGCGCCTCTCTGGAGTCCTCTTGGCCAACCAACCCGTCTCCAAAGGATGTAGCGAAATATTCACCTTGGACAGCGGGCCGACTTGCGCTCTCTACATTGCGGCAACCAAATGCTTGGATCCCACCGTCCGAGCAGACGCCACCGCCTTGCTCACACAATACCCACGACGAGACGGCTTCTGGGACAGTCGAGCAGCTCTCGGGATCCTCGGCCAGGACCTTTCATCAAGCGGTGAATATGGCGGTGCTATTGATCCAGCACTTCAGTACCTCGACCAATGA